The proteins below come from a single Prolixibacter sp. NT017 genomic window:
- a CDS encoding GNAT family N-acetyltransferase has translation MTVPVLHTDRLFLREMQPKDKEPFINFMTNRACTRYLMFTKEQKTRKGARRLFDYILNSYLSNEPVLALTVALKDKDEMLGSVGASPLETQGVYECYYTLFPGMTGHGYATEATRRLLQYLFQNKNAAEIRAYMHPKNKASQRVAQRLVMEYKGLQKHPVFQTNGLLYVSYPD, from the coding sequence ATGACGGTTCCGGTATTACATACCGATCGACTGTTTTTGCGGGAAATGCAACCAAAAGACAAGGAGCCTTTTATCAATTTTATGACCAACCGGGCATGTACCCGGTACCTCATGTTCACGAAAGAGCAAAAAACCCGTAAGGGTGCCCGCCGATTGTTCGATTACATCCTGAACAGTTACTTATCCAACGAACCGGTATTAGCCCTAACCGTTGCTTTAAAAGACAAAGACGAGATGCTTGGATCCGTCGGAGCATCGCCATTGGAAACTCAAGGTGTGTATGAGTGTTACTACACTTTGTTTCCCGGAATGACCGGCCACGGCTATGCGACCGAAGCAACCCGAAGACTGCTTCAATACCTTTTTCAGAATAAAAACGCAGCCGAAATAAGAGCTTATATGCACCCCAAAAACAAGGCAAGTCAACGCGTAGCCCAACGATTAGTAATGGAATACAAAGGCCTCCAAAAGCACCCTGTTTTCCAAACCAACGGACTATTGTATGTTAGTTATCCCGATTAG
- a CDS encoding putative quinol monooxygenase, whose amino-acid sequence MKEEMVSILVIFETNSNLVERLRSLLEVLCEIARDEYKCPRFELFQNTYAPEKFYLMETWQDQKTWEKYISSPEFNSAMEEINKILVYPIQITMLNKLSQA is encoded by the coding sequence ATGAAAGAAGAAATGGTATCCATCCTGGTCATTTTTGAAACGAACAGTAACCTGGTCGAACGATTGCGCAGCTTGCTAGAAGTACTTTGTGAAATTGCCCGGGATGAGTATAAATGTCCACGTTTCGAGCTCTTTCAAAATACATACGCACCTGAAAAGTTTTATTTGATGGAAACCTGGCAAGATCAAAAAACCTGGGAAAAATATATTAGTTCGCCGGAGTTCAATTCGGCTATGGAAGAAATAAATAAAATACTTGTGTACCCAATACAAATAACAATGTTAAACAAGCTTTCACAAGCATGA